From Triticum urartu cultivar G1812 chromosome 2, Tu2.1, whole genome shotgun sequence, a single genomic window includes:
- the LOC125540852 gene encoding L-lactate dehydrogenase B, whose amino-acid sequence MMHKTSSLSELGFDAGDASSGFFRAVADGCPLTPTSSSAPHRRLTKVSVIGAGNVGMAIAQTILTQNLADEIALVDALPDKLRGEALDLQHAAAFLPRVRIVSGTDAAVTKNSDLVVVTAGARQIPGETRLNLLQRNVALYRNIVPPVAEHSPDALLLVVSNPVDVLTYVAWKLSGFPASRVIGSGTNLDSSRFRFLVAEHLDVSAQDVQAYMVGEHGDSSVAIWSSISVGGMPALKSLRDSHRSFDEAALEGIRRAVVGGAYEVIGLKGYTSWAIGYSVASLAASLLRDQRRVHPVSVLAAGFHGISDGHEVFLSLPARLGRAGVLGVAEMDLTEAEAAQLRRSAKTLWENCQLLGL is encoded by the exons ATGATGCACAAGACCTCATCGCTGTCGGAGCTGGGCTTCGACGCCGGAGACGCGTCGTCGGGCTTCTTCCGTGCGGTGGCTGACGGCTGCCCGCTCACGcccacctcctcctccgccccGCACCGCCGCCTCACCAAGGTCTCCGTCATCGGCGCGGGCAACGTGGGCATGGCCATCGCGCAGACCATCCTCACCCAGAACCTGGCGGACGAGATTGCGCTCGTCGACGCCCTCCCCGACAAGCTCCGCGGCGAGGCGCTCGACCTGCAGCACGCCGCCGCATTCCTCCCGCGCGTCCGCATCGTCTCCGGCACCGACGCCGCCGTCACCAAGAACTCGGACCTCGTCGTCGTGACGGCCGGCGCCAGGCAGATCCCCGGGGAGACCAGGCTCAACCTGCTGCAGAGGAACGTGGCGCTGTACAGGAATATCGTGCCGCCCGTGGCCGAGCACTCCCCGGACGCGCTGCTGCTCGTCGTGTCCAACCCCGTGGACGTCCTCACCTACGTCGCCTGGAAGCTCTCGGGGTTCCCGGCCAGCCGCGTCATCGGCTCCGGCACCAACCTTGACTCGTCCAGGTTCAGGTTCCTCGTCGCCGAGCACCTCGACGTCAGCGCGCAGGACGTGCAG GCGTACATGGTGGGTGAGCACGGCGACAGCTCGGTGGCGATCTGGTCGAGCATCAGCGTGGGTGGCATGCCGGCGCTCAAGTCCCTGCGGGACAGCCACCGGAGCTTCGACGAGGCGGCGCTGGAGGGCATCCGGCGGGCCGTGGTGGGGGGCGCCTACGAGGTGATCGGCCTCAAGGGCTACACCTCCTGGGCCATCGGCTACTCCGTGGCCAGCCTCGCGGCGTCCCTGCTCCGCGACCAGCGCCGGGTGCACCCGGTCTCCGTGCTCGCCGCAGGCTTCCACGGCATCTCCGACGGCCACGAGGTGTTCCTCAGCCTGCCCGCCCGGCTCGGCCGCGCCGGCGTCCTCGGCGTCGCCGAGATGGACCTCACCGAGGCCGAGGCCGCGCAGCTCCGCCGCTCCGCCAAGACGCTCTGGGAGAACTGCCAACTCCTTGGCCTGTGA